One Deinococcus grandis DNA window includes the following coding sequences:
- a CDS encoding DinB family protein: MSDPIPSASSAVSGILDILREATLGGHPGQGTAFLDGTRADGSGNHGLLATLDALSAEQASREVLGSTVAAHAAHVAYHLEVIVRWERDGDRGPFDWKGSFEPAQVDAAGWKAARERLRAAYDALVTFARTWEDRPADGEVTGGLSGAVAHVAYHLGAIRQLIKAVP; this comes from the coding sequence ATGAGCGACCCCATCCCGTCGGCGTCCAGCGCGGTCAGCGGCATCCTCGACATCCTGCGCGAGGCCACCCTGGGCGGCCACCCCGGCCAGGGCACCGCCTTCCTAGACGGCACCAGAGCCGACGGCAGCGGCAACCACGGGCTGCTCGCCACCCTGGACGCCCTGAGTGCCGAGCAGGCCAGCCGGGAGGTGCTGGGCAGTACCGTCGCCGCGCACGCCGCGCACGTGGCCTACCACCTCGAAGTCATCGTCCGCTGGGAGCGCGACGGAGACCGCGGTCCCTTCGACTGGAAAGGCAGTTTCGAACCGGCCCAGGTGGACGCCGCCGGGTGGAAGGCCGCCCGCGAGCGGCTGCGCGCCGCCTACGACGCCCTGGTGACCTTCGCCCGTACCTGGGAGGACCGGCCCGCCGACGGCGAGGTGACCGGCGGCCTGAGTGGCGCGGTCGCGCACGTCGCGTACCATCTAGGCGCCATCCGGCAGCTGATCAAGGCCGTTCCGTGA
- a CDS encoding GNAT family N-acetyltransferase, which translates to MLGGWQLQPSLFIPPDFLQVSVLVFPAARGQGVGQRLWQAAQQTARDLGARGLSSDVPDADPAHRAWAERRGFTLRTHRYASELDLTGVNLADFRPQLDAARAQGVTFTDLRGEGDATLERYVDFVADRLTETPDLAGYPRWTPTQVRDALRLDRDPRPDWLILALGPDGEWLGTTAMVRFRHLPFVYNELTALHPSARGRGLALPLKLQVVQRAQAGGFTTMRTNNHSLNAPMLAVNRRLGFRQLAGRYEMHGLLR; encoded by the coding sequence GTGCTGGGCGGCTGGCAGCTCCAGCCCTCGCTGTTCATCCCGCCGGACTTCCTGCAGGTGAGCGTGCTGGTCTTCCCGGCGGCGCGCGGGCAGGGTGTGGGCCAGCGGTTGTGGCAGGCGGCGCAGCAGACCGCCCGTGACCTGGGTGCCCGGGGCCTGAGCAGCGACGTTCCGGATGCCGACCCGGCCCACCGCGCCTGGGCCGAGCGGCGCGGCTTCACGCTGCGCACCCACCGCTACGCCTCCGAACTGGACCTCACCGGTGTGAACCTCGCGGACTTCCGGCCGCAGCTGGACGCCGCCCGCGCGCAGGGCGTGACCTTCACCGACCTGCGCGGCGAGGGCGACGCGACCCTGGAGCGGTACGTGGACTTCGTCGCCGACCGCCTGACCGAGACGCCCGACCTCGCCGGGTACCCCCGCTGGACACCCACGCAGGTGCGTGACGCCCTGCGCCTGGACCGCGACCCCCGCCCCGACTGGCTGATCCTGGCCCTCGGCCCGGACGGCGAGTGGCTGGGCACCACCGCCATGGTCCGTTTCCGGCACCTGCCGTTCGTGTACAACGAACTGACCGCCCTGCACCCGTCCGCGCGCGGGCGCGGGCTGGCGCTGCCGCTGAAACTTCAGGTCGTGCAGCGCGCCCAGGCCGGGGGATTCACAACCATGCGGACCAACAACCATTCCCTGAATGCCCCCATGCTGGCCGTCAACCGCCGCCTGGGCTTCCGGCAGCTCGCGGGACGCTACGAGATGCACGGCCTGCTGCGCTGA
- the rplI gene encoding 50S ribosomal protein L9: MQVILLEPGKLGKTGDVVNVKDGYARNWLIPQGIATPATASNMKSLEARIRARQKTLAAEKASAEDLASRLNGVAVELSVRAGEGKIYGAVTHQDVADSLDKLGFDVDKRRITMPKTVKEIGEYDISYRAHPEVSIPMKLVVHAAK; encoded by the coding sequence ATGCAAGTAATTCTTCTTGAACCCGGCAAGCTCGGCAAGACCGGCGACGTCGTGAACGTCAAAGACGGCTACGCCCGCAACTGGCTGATCCCCCAGGGCATCGCCACGCCCGCCACCGCCAGCAACATGAAGAGCCTCGAGGCCCGCATCCGCGCCCGCCAGAAGACCCTGGCGGCCGAGAAGGCCAGCGCCGAGGACCTCGCCAGCCGCCTGAACGGCGTCGCCGTGGAACTCAGCGTCCGCGCCGGCGAAGGCAAGATCTACGGTGCGGTCACGCACCAGGACGTTGCCGATTCGCTCGACAAGCTGGGCTTCGACGTGGACAAGCGCCGCATCACGATGCCGAAAACCGTCAAGGAAATTGGCGAGTACGACATCTCCTACCGCGCCCACCCCGAAGTGAGCATCCCCATGAAGCTCGTGGTGCACGCCGCGAAGTAA
- the rny gene encoding ribonuclease Y, with protein MTITWIIVALLLGLVGGFLAGQSRGARQRAEIDDRLQQEAQRDADRIRAQADADARTTRAEADQDRQDATRRIKEASDREAQLNVQLAQFDTQLTQLQGQRDQISALRAGLEQERAQAKQDAAREREALSGDRQETRREREELKREIERLNRRAEQLDARGEKLDSLEERLEDRARHLGTQEQEIAARLHQAELKLFEIAGLSPEAARADILTRLDAELEEEKAIRVKAMQERATADAKRSARHVIAQAIQRSASETSAALSVSVVPIPNDAMKGRLIGREGRNIRAFEALTGVDLIIDDTPEAVILSSFNPVRREVAKHVLDALVADGRIHPTRIEEMVHKAQDEMKAFMHAQGEEAAIEAGVVGIKPGLVQLLGRMYFRTSYGQNVLKHSIQVAHLTGIMAGELGLDAGMARRAGLMHDVGKSIDREIDGTHVEIGINLAKRFGEPAEVIDAIAHHHDPENGETLYSVLVAAADAISAARPGARREELESYVRRLEMLEQIAVSFPGVQQAYAIQAGREVRVIVQPDKVTDAQATLLAREIAGRVEQDMEYPGQVQVTVVRESRAVELAR; from the coding sequence GTGACGATCACATGGATCATCGTGGCGCTGCTGCTCGGACTGGTCGGGGGGTTCCTGGCGGGGCAGAGTCGTGGGGCGCGGCAGCGCGCCGAGATCGACGACCGCCTGCAACAGGAAGCCCAGCGCGACGCGGACCGTATCCGCGCGCAGGCCGACGCCGACGCCCGCACCACGCGGGCCGAGGCCGATCAGGACAGGCAGGACGCCACCCGCAGAATCAAGGAAGCCAGTGACCGCGAAGCCCAGCTGAACGTGCAACTCGCGCAGTTCGACACGCAGCTCACGCAGTTGCAGGGCCAGCGTGACCAGATCAGCGCCCTGCGCGCCGGACTGGAGCAGGAACGCGCGCAGGCCAAGCAAGACGCCGCCCGGGAACGCGAGGCGCTGAGCGGCGACCGCCAGGAGACCCGCCGGGAACGCGAGGAACTCAAACGCGAGATCGAGCGGCTCAACCGCCGCGCCGAGCAGCTCGACGCGCGCGGCGAGAAACTCGACTCGCTCGAGGAGCGACTCGAGGACCGCGCCCGGCACCTGGGCACGCAGGAGCAGGAGATCGCGGCGCGGCTGCATCAGGCCGAGCTGAAACTGTTCGAGATCGCGGGCCTGTCGCCCGAGGCGGCCCGCGCGGACATCCTGACCCGCCTGGACGCCGAACTGGAAGAAGAGAAAGCGATCCGCGTGAAGGCCATGCAGGAGCGTGCTACCGCCGACGCGAAACGCTCGGCGCGGCACGTGATCGCGCAGGCCATCCAGCGCAGCGCGTCCGAGACGAGCGCCGCCCTGAGCGTGTCGGTCGTGCCCATCCCGAACGACGCCATGAAGGGTCGCCTGATCGGCCGTGAGGGCCGCAACATCCGCGCGTTCGAGGCCTTGACCGGCGTGGACCTGATCATCGACGACACGCCCGAAGCGGTGATCCTCTCCAGCTTCAACCCGGTGCGGCGCGAGGTCGCCAAGCACGTTCTGGACGCACTGGTCGCCGACGGCCGTATTCACCCGACCCGCATCGAGGAGATGGTGCACAAGGCGCAGGACGAGATGAAGGCCTTCATGCACGCCCAGGGCGAGGAAGCCGCCATCGAGGCGGGCGTGGTGGGCATCAAGCCGGGCCTCGTGCAGTTGCTGGGCCGCATGTACTTCCGCACCAGCTACGGGCAGAACGTCCTGAAGCACTCCATTCAGGTGGCGCACCTGACCGGCATCATGGCCGGGGAGCTGGGGCTGGACGCCGGCATGGCCCGCCGCGCCGGACTGATGCACGACGTCGGCAAGAGCATCGACCGCGAGATCGACGGCACGCACGTCGAGATCGGCATCAACCTCGCCAAGAGGTTCGGGGAGCCCGCCGAGGTCATCGACGCCATCGCGCACCACCACGACCCGGAGAACGGCGAGACGCTGTACTCCGTGCTCGTCGCCGCCGCCGACGCGATCAGCGCCGCGCGGCCCGGGGCGCGCCGTGAGGAACTGGAATCGTACGTGCGCCGCCTGGAGATGCTGGAGCAGATCGCCGTGTCGTTCCCCGGCGTGCAGCAGGCGTACGCCATCCAGGCCGGGCGTGAGGTGCGCGTGATCGTGCAGCCGGACAAGGTCACGGACGCCCAGGCGACCCTGCTGGCCCGCGAGATCGCCGGGCGGGTCGAGCAGGACATGGAGTACCCCGGTCAGGTGCAGGTGACCGTGGTCCGCGAGAGCCGCGCCGTGGAACTCGCCCGCTGA
- the prfB gene encoding peptide chain release factor 2 (programmed frameshift), with product MQELLEKLASLREYLDIPGKTRRLNELDRELSDPELWNDSGRARKVTQEAGTLRRVVEGYQTLNSDAQGLSEMLEMADADEREMLMEEQQSIEKRVDELYKETLFTMKHADTAAIVRVKSGAGGTESMDWAGMLTRMFMRWAERRGYKVDLIDQVDGDQAGVISSEFIIRGEKAFGMMLPEHGVHRLVRVSPFDSNNRRHTSFASVDVVPEVPEEEINIHIPDSDLRRDVFRSQGAGGQGVNTTDSAVRLTHLPTGIAVASQQTRSQIKNHEIALQILKQRLYDIEMRKREEEEAKARGEQKKIEWGSQIRSYVLDKQYIKDHRTGVMKHNPDDVLDGDLEDLQWAGLEWMAGKRVAEESSDDE from the exons ATGCAGGAACTGCTGGAAAAACTCGCGTCGCTCCGGGAGTACCTT GACATTCCCGGAAAAACACGCCGCCTGAACGAACTCGACCGTGAACTGAGCGACCCGGAACTCTGGAACGACTCCGGCCGCGCCCGCAAGGTGACGCAGGAAGCCGGGACGCTGCGGCGCGTGGTGGAGGGGTACCAGACCCTGAACTCGGACGCGCAGGGCCTCAGCGAGATGCTGGAAATGGCCGACGCCGACGAGCGCGAGATGCTCATGGAGGAGCAGCAGTCCATCGAGAAACGCGTGGACGAGCTGTACAAGGAGACGCTGTTCACCATGAAGCACGCCGACACGGCGGCGATCGTGCGCGTGAAGAGCGGGGCGGGCGGCACGGAAAGCATGGACTGGGCGGGGATGCTCACGCGGATGTTCATGCGCTGGGCCGAGCGGCGCGGGTACAAGGTGGACCTGATCGATCAGGTGGACGGCGATCAGGCGGGCGTGATCAGCAGCGAATTCATCATCCGGGGCGAGAAGGCCTTCGGGATGATGCTGCCCGAGCATGGCGTGCACCGTCTGGTGCGCGTGTCGCCGTTCGACAGCAACAACCGCCGTCACACGTCCTTCGCGTCGGTGGACGTCGTGCCGGAGGTGCCGGAGGAGGAGATCAACATCCACATTCCGGACAGTGACCTGCGCCGTGACGTGTTCCGCTCGCAGGGCGCGGGCGGGCAGGGCGTGAACACGACCGACTCGGCCGTGCGCCTCACCCACCTGCCGACCGGGATCGCGGTGGCGTCGCAGCAGACGCGCTCGCAGATCAAGAACCACGAGATCGCCCTGCAGATCCTCAAGCAGCGCCTCTACGACATCGAGATGCGCAAGCGCGAGGAAGAGGAAGCCAAGGCGCGCGGCGAGCAGAAGAAGATCGAGTGGGGCAGCCAGATCCGCTCGTACGTGCTCGACAAGCAGTACATCAAGGACCACCGCACGGGCGTCATGAAGCACAACCCGGACGACGTGCTCGACGGTGACCTCGAGGACCTGCAGTGGGCAGGCTTGGAATGGATGGCCGGCAAGCGTGTCGCGGAGGAAAGCAGCGACGACGAGTAA
- a CDS encoding DUF4384 domain-containing protein, which yields MRPALLSTLLFPALIGCAPQDAPSPTAPTAAVLTLDPAEPRVGQELRFTLRSPVSGEVALFIESPDGSVIQLLPNRQPDGQVHVNADQTQLFPSASSTFFLRASAPTGVHTALLYVSSGPLNLSGVSDYTSPSSVFATVRSQGAGALLGPVAAKVKLLNPEVAGTLTFTVQP from the coding sequence ATGCGCCCCGCCCTGCTGTCCACCCTCCTGTTCCCTGCCCTGATTGGCTGCGCGCCTCAGGATGCGCCTTCGCCCACGGCACCCACTGCAGCAGTCCTGACCCTCGATCCTGCCGAGCCACGGGTCGGGCAGGAGCTCCGGTTCACGCTGCGCAGCCCGGTCAGCGGTGAAGTCGCCCTGTTCATCGAGTCGCCTGACGGCAGCGTCATCCAGCTCCTCCCGAACCGTCAGCCCGACGGTCAGGTGCACGTGAATGCCGATCAAACCCAGCTGTTCCCCTCGGCCAGCAGCACCTTCTTCCTCCGTGCCAGCGCGCCTACCGGCGTCCACACGGCGCTGCTGTACGTCAGCAGTGGCCCGCTGAACCTGAGTGGCGTCAGCGATTACACCAGTCCCAGTTCGGTGTTTGCGACGGTCCGTTCCCAGGGAGCGGGGGCACTGCTGGGCCCGGTCGCCGCGAAGGTGAAGCTCCTGAACCCCGAGGTGGCCGGTACCCTGACCTTCACCGTCCAGCCCTGA
- a CDS encoding tRNA (adenine(22)-N(1))-methyltransferase produces MPNLDARLQAALHLIQADTHADIGSDHAHLPIRLAQLGHVTRGVIVEVNPGPLEHARVNVARAGLTDRLEVRAGNGLAPLAPGEVQSASMTGMGAQTMLGILTRTPDRVPDALVLQPNDSPEPLRRWAQERGYHVAAEVLAPGFWRYPVLRLERQSGPDPAYAALPEAAALRYGPLLLREGGVLLRQQVWADVTRLTPLAAPGRAAEHDLHVAQSAAAWLAGERK; encoded by the coding sequence ATGCCGAACCTTGACGCACGCCTCCAGGCGGCCCTGCACCTGATCCAGGCCGACACTCACGCGGACATCGGCAGTGACCACGCGCACCTCCCCATCCGGCTGGCGCAGCTGGGCCACGTCACGCGCGGCGTGATCGTCGAGGTGAACCCCGGCCCGCTGGAACACGCCCGAGTGAACGTCGCCCGCGCGGGCCTCACGGACCGCCTGGAGGTCCGCGCCGGAAACGGCCTCGCCCCGCTGGCGCCCGGCGAGGTGCAGAGTGCCAGCATGACCGGTATGGGCGCGCAGACCATGCTGGGCATCCTGACCCGCACGCCAGACCGCGTGCCGGACGCGCTGGTGCTGCAACCGAACGACAGCCCGGAACCGCTGCGCCGCTGGGCGCAGGAACGCGGCTATCACGTCGCGGCGGAGGTCCTGGCCCCCGGGTTCTGGCGCTACCCGGTCCTGCGGCTGGAACGTCAGTCCGGCCCCGACCCGGCCTACGCGGCCCTGCCGGAGGCGGCGGCCCTGCGCTACGGCCCGCTGCTGCTGCGCGAGGGAGGCGTGCTGCTGCGCCAGCAGGTCTGGGCGGACGTCACCCGCCTGACCCCGCTGGCCGCCCCGGGCCGCGCTGCCGAGCACGACCTGCACGTCGCGCAGAGTGCCGCCGCGTGGCTGGCCGGGGAGAGAAAATAA
- the rpsF gene encoding 30S ribosomal protein S6, with the protein MNQYDLNLILNPNLSAEQVGIEKDYIETTVKNAGGEISNLDELGNRRLAYAVNKDREGYYLMYTIKAAGNPETDIASTLRLRDHVRRVLVVKDRPEWKTKKA; encoded by the coding sequence ATGAACCAGTACGACCTGAACCTGATCCTGAACCCCAACCTCAGTGCCGAGCAGGTGGGCATCGAGAAGGACTACATCGAGACCACCGTGAAGAACGCGGGCGGGGAAATCAGCAACCTGGACGAGCTCGGCAACCGCCGCCTCGCCTACGCCGTGAACAAGGACCGCGAGGGCTACTACCTGATGTACACCATCAAGGCCGCCGGCAACCCCGAAACGGACATCGCCAGCACCCTGCGTCTGCGTGACCACGTGCGCCGCGTCCTGGTGGTCAAGGACCGCCCGGAGTGGAAGACCAAGAAGGCCTGA
- a CDS encoding serine/threonine-protein kinase translates to MTEASTISGYTLHRVLGRGNTSLVRLATGAQGQLVAVKIPHPETLAVQAAAERFGNEVRLTLQFRHPHLVRGFDGTPFGPGAFLAIAYYPRGALNEQLAELPEKTLPLPAALRILADIASALTYLHHQGAVHQDVKTQNVYVTDDGRAALGDLGNTYFVAQGGKTSGSPFYMAPEVYQGEATSSASDVYSLGVMLYELLGGDRPFHGHTYEELMVAHLTRFPMSMTQVNPLVPRPVGRLAELALAKRPADRPPADQIRRALLSALGETPADEVYEEDAQPEPEAARPMGRHAPAQVRPAATPAPEPERGARWNPFRRRK, encoded by the coding sequence ATGACAGAGGCCAGCACCATCTCTGGGTACACCCTGCACCGCGTACTGGGGCGCGGGAACACCTCACTGGTGCGCCTCGCGACCGGCGCGCAGGGTCAGCTGGTCGCGGTGAAGATCCCGCACCCGGAGACGCTGGCCGTGCAGGCCGCCGCCGAACGGTTCGGGAACGAGGTCCGCCTGACGCTGCAGTTCCGCCACCCGCACCTCGTGCGTGGCTTCGACGGCACGCCCTTCGGGCCGGGGGCGTTCCTGGCGATCGCGTATTACCCCAGGGGCGCGCTGAACGAACAGCTCGCGGAACTGCCCGAGAAGACCCTGCCGCTCCCGGCGGCGCTGCGGATCCTGGCGGACATCGCGTCGGCCCTGACGTACCTGCACCACCAGGGCGCGGTGCATCAGGACGTGAAGACGCAGAACGTGTACGTCACCGACGACGGACGCGCGGCGCTGGGGGACCTGGGCAACACGTACTTCGTGGCGCAGGGCGGCAAGACCAGCGGCAGTCCCTTCTACATGGCGCCGGAGGTCTATCAGGGCGAGGCGACGAGCAGCGCCAGCGACGTGTACAGCCTGGGCGTGATGCTGTACGAGCTGCTGGGCGGGGACCGGCCCTTCCACGGACACACGTACGAGGAACTGATGGTCGCGCACCTGACGCGCTTCCCGATGTCCATGACGCAGGTCAACCCGCTCGTGCCGCGCCCGGTGGGGCGACTGGCGGAACTGGCCCTCGCCAAACGACCGGCGGACCGTCCGCCGGCCGACCAGATCCGCCGCGCGCTCCTGAGTGCCCTCGGAGAAACCCCGGCGGACGAGGTGTACGAGGAGGACGCCCAGCCGGAGCCGGAGGCCGCGCGGCCGATGGGTCGGCACGCACCGGCGCAGGTGCGCCCGGCCGCCACGCCCGCCCCTGAACCGGAGAGGGGAGCGCGCTGGAATCCCTTCCGGCGCCGCAAGTAG
- a CDS encoding single-stranded DNA-binding protein, with the protein MARGMNHVYLIGALARDPELRYTPSGTAVFEATIAGEDHVIGNDGRERKLPWYHRVSILGKPAEWQAERNLKGGDAVMVEGSVEYSQWEAPEGGKRSMVRVKALRMEQLGYTPELVQDAGGGVRMSSGMNEVILIGNVTRDPELRYTPAGDAVLGLGLAVNETWNDRQGQRQEKTHWIDVTLWRDLAERMKDLRKGDPVLVQGRLVNEAWTDRDGNKRNSTKVEATRVEALSRGAGAGNPAATPAGPRTQTASSAARPQSGGYGQPSRAANTGNRSGGLDIDQGLDDFPPDEDLPF; encoded by the coding sequence ATGGCCCGAGGCATGAACCACGTTTACCTGATCGGCGCACTCGCCCGCGATCCCGAACTGCGCTACACCCCCAGCGGCACTGCCGTATTCGAGGCCACCATCGCCGGTGAAGATCACGTCATCGGCAACGACGGGCGCGAACGCAAACTCCCCTGGTACCACCGCGTGTCCATTCTCGGCAAACCCGCCGAGTGGCAGGCCGAACGCAACCTGAAAGGCGGCGACGCCGTGATGGTCGAAGGCAGCGTGGAGTACAGCCAGTGGGAAGCCCCTGAAGGCGGCAAACGCAGCATGGTCCGCGTGAAAGCCCTGCGCATGGAACAGCTCGGGTACACCCCCGAACTCGTTCAGGACGCCGGAGGCGGCGTTCGCATGAGCAGCGGCATGAACGAAGTCATTCTGATCGGGAACGTCACCCGTGACCCCGAACTGCGCTACACCCCCGCCGGCGACGCCGTGCTCGGACTCGGCCTGGCCGTGAACGAGACCTGGAACGACCGACAGGGCCAGCGACAGGAGAAGACCCACTGGATCGACGTGACGCTGTGGCGCGACCTCGCCGAACGCATGAAGGACCTCCGCAAAGGGGACCCCGTGCTCGTGCAGGGACGACTGGTCAACGAAGCGTGGACCGACCGCGACGGTAACAAACGCAACTCCACCAAAGTAGAGGCGACGCGAGTCGAAGCCCTGTCCCGAGGCGCAGGGGCCGGTAACCCTGCAGCCACCCCCGCCGGACCTCGCACGCAGACCGCGAGCAGTGCGGCGCGCCCCCAGAGCGGCGGCTACGGCCAGCCGAGCCGGGCAGCGAACACGGGGAACCGTTCGGGCGGCTTAGATATTGACCAAGGTCTCGACGATTTCCCACCGGACGAGGACCTGCCGTTCTGA
- the rpsR gene encoding 30S ribosomal protein S18, whose product MTQTNSAERKPRGKGPKRPRKPKVDPFSIGELEITDYKDVKMLRRFVSDTGKILPRRRTGLSAKHQRRIAQTIKIARQLALLPYTEKLVRK is encoded by the coding sequence ATGACCCAGACCAACAGCGCCGAGCGTAAACCGCGCGGCAAGGGACCCAAGCGTCCCCGCAAGCCCAAGGTCGATCCGTTCTCCATCGGGGAACTGGAAATCACCGACTACAAAGACGTGAAGATGCTGCGCCGTTTCGTGAGCGATACGGGCAAGATCCTCCCCCGCCGCCGCACGGGCCTCTCGGCCAAGCACCAGCGCCGCATCGCGCAGACGATCAAGATCGCCCGCCAGCTGGCCCTGCTGCCCTACACCGAGAAGCTCGTCCGGAAATAA